From Methanobacterium petrolearium, a single genomic window includes:
- a CDS encoding oligosaccharide flippase family protein yields the protein MNYPIPLKKLINKLLEKDEKSLQSRLVHGIFWNFISVLAAQGFPLIAAIITARLLGTAGYGQMGMINSTVILFSTFAGLGLGVTATKYIAQYHLTDPERTGRIMGLTYVFGIVSGLVMFLILFIMAPWLAANTLSDPGLAPVLRIASLLLIFNTIVGIESGTIAGFGAFKDLAKIAIIQGIISACLTLTGVYFFGLTGAIVAMVINSIINVTLYKVSINNLVKRFKIKVDYLKSWKEREVIVKLSLPTMLSSVMVGPVVWIANIIIINNPGGYSQLGLFNAADQWRMMLAFLPTVIGGVLLPMVSAAVHKENKSLETVNVLASWIIVIIIALPLISFPEIIALFYGQEYYSSTIFLQSISAMMLVSCILAYKEGIARKLIAKNLMWWGFLSNLVWGLIFIVSILLFQNLGALGLAISYIISYSLNTLIFVPFYISRRVVPKNLLISWEVILIWLVLIIQTILALSHVNLWIRSLGLIIAIGIMVFSFYRILKPTNWRR from the coding sequence ATGAATTATCCAATCCCCTTAAAAAAATTGATAAATAAACTCCTGGAAAAGGATGAGAAAAGCCTGCAATCCAGATTGGTTCATGGTATTTTCTGGAATTTCATCAGTGTCCTGGCTGCACAGGGATTTCCACTGATTGCAGCCATAATAACCGCTCGTCTTCTGGGAACAGCAGGTTACGGGCAAATGGGAATGATTAACAGTACCGTGATCCTGTTTTCAACATTTGCAGGTTTGGGTTTAGGGGTGACTGCCACTAAATATATTGCTCAGTACCATCTCACTGACCCGGAACGTACCGGGCGCATCATGGGCCTTACCTATGTTTTTGGAATAGTTTCCGGACTGGTAATGTTCCTCATACTCTTTATAATGGCACCCTGGCTAGCAGCAAATACCTTAAGTGATCCTGGTCTAGCACCAGTTTTACGTATAGCATCTCTTCTTTTGATTTTTAACACCATTGTAGGAATAGAATCCGGAACAATAGCTGGTTTTGGAGCTTTCAAAGACCTGGCCAAAATTGCCATAATCCAGGGAATAATCTCTGCGTGTTTAACCTTGACCGGTGTTTATTTTTTCGGTTTAACAGGTGCGATTGTGGCCATGGTGATAAACAGTATTATAAACGTGACTCTGTACAAGGTGAGCATCAATAACCTGGTTAAAAGGTTCAAGATCAAAGTTGACTATTTAAAATCGTGGAAAGAAAGGGAAGTGATAGTGAAGTTATCATTGCCTACCATGCTATCCAGTGTAATGGTGGGACCTGTAGTGTGGATTGCCAACATAATCATAATAAATAACCCTGGAGGTTACAGTCAGTTAGGACTTTTTAACGCTGCAGATCAATGGAGGATGATGTTAGCATTCTTACCCACTGTAATCGGAGGGGTGTTACTGCCTATGGTTTCAGCAGCAGTTCATAAGGAGAATAAAAGTTTAGAAACAGTGAATGTTCTTGCCAGTTGGATTATAGTGATTATTATAGCATTGCCCCTAATTTCCTTCCCTGAAATCATTGCCCTGTTCTATGGGCAGGAATATTATTCTTCAACTATATTTTTACAGTCTATTTCAGCTATGATGCTGGTAAGCTGTATTTTAGCATATAAAGAGGGTATTGCACGGAAGTTGATTGCAAAAAACCTGATGTGGTGGGGTTTTTTAAGCAACCTGGTGTGGGGATTGATATTCATTGTTTCCATACTACTATTCCAGAACCTGGGTGCCCTGGGTTTAGCCATATCTTACATCATCTCCTACAGTTTGAATACTCTAATTTTTGTTCCATTTTATATTTCCAGGCGAGTGGTTCCTAAAAATCTATTAATATCCTGGGAAGTGATTCTGATATGGTTGGTTTTAATCATCCAAACTATCCTGGCCCTTTCCCATGTTAATCTGTGGATCAGAAGTTTAGGACTAATTATAGCCATTGGAATTATGGTATTCTCTTTTTACCGGATTTTGAAACCTACGAATTGGAGGCGATAG
- a CDS encoding Coenzyme F420 hydrogenase/dehydrogenase, beta subunit C-terminal domain, with translation MNVVDVVVKHDYCIGCGVCSGTCPSTNLCMDWSSNGELIPYAGDGCKENCSICLDVCPFYDHPVNQDDIADFLFRKTPDINHHEYTGYYLNCYVGFQEDEQKRLKSASGGLATCFLVSLLKEGVVDNIVAVGIAEDRMYDHKILKSPGEVYECAGSAYYPVEISRILKVILEEKEDESYGIIALPCVVYGLRLAMLRIPKLKRKIKVIASLTCGQLQNRYCTELLALESGVRVDEIARMDFRRKKKGNMASDYLQVAIDLDGKEGTPQSNHGLPFHLWHYHYFKQNSCNFCDDVFGELADVTFMDAWLEEYMDDYRGTSLVIVRTPLSGRVLEGLSGHEVEGIDIQKVIQSQMGVIQKKRVLLCGKLYKKETIDMWYPKKRVKPDPQIYKKNKEFIDLTDKIQSLSKEFWREHRLDPSTKGFWEDLADSESQIRAYERKASLLKFPLKLIGKFREVLQWPKTI, from the coding sequence ATGAATGTGGTGGATGTAGTAGTAAAACATGATTACTGTATTGGTTGCGGAGTTTGCAGTGGAACTTGCCCATCTACTAATCTCTGTATGGACTGGTCCTCTAATGGAGAGTTGATCCCCTATGCTGGTGATGGTTGTAAGGAAAATTGTTCTATTTGTCTTGATGTGTGTCCCTTCTATGATCATCCCGTTAATCAGGATGATATTGCTGATTTCCTGTTTAGAAAGACTCCTGATATAAATCACCATGAATACACTGGTTATTATCTTAACTGTTATGTTGGTTTCCAGGAAGATGAGCAAAAAAGATTGAAAAGTGCCTCGGGTGGATTGGCCACTTGCTTTTTAGTTTCACTGCTAAAGGAGGGTGTGGTGGATAACATCGTGGCGGTGGGAATAGCTGAGGATAGGATGTATGATCATAAGATTTTGAAAAGTCCTGGTGAAGTGTATGAATGTGCAGGTTCTGCATATTATCCTGTGGAGATTTCACGGATTTTGAAGGTGATTTTAGAGGAAAAAGAGGATGAAAGTTATGGGATAATTGCACTTCCCTGTGTGGTTTATGGTCTGAGGTTGGCTATGCTGAGAATACCCAAACTTAAAAGGAAGATCAAAGTAATTGCTTCTTTAACCTGCGGACAACTTCAGAACCGTTACTGTACTGAGTTACTGGCCTTGGAGTCAGGGGTGAGGGTTGATGAAATTGCCAGAATGGACTTCCGTCGGAAGAAGAAGGGTAATATGGCTTCTGATTATTTGCAGGTTGCCATAGACCTGGATGGGAAGGAGGGTACTCCTCAGTCTAATCATGGATTACCATTTCATTTATGGCATTACCATTATTTCAAACAGAACTCCTGTAACTTTTGTGATGATGTGTTCGGGGAACTGGCAGATGTGACCTTTATGGATGCCTGGCTTGAAGAATATATGGATGATTATCGGGGAACATCCCTGGTTATTGTCAGGACCCCTCTGTCTGGTAGAGTGTTGGAAGGATTATCTGGACATGAAGTGGAGGGTATTGATATTCAGAAGGTAATACAAAGTCAGATGGGAGTTATTCAAAAGAAGAGGGTTTTGTTATGTGGTAAACTTTATAAAAAGGAAACCATAGATATGTGGTATCCAAAAAAACGGGTAAAACCAGATCCCCAGATCTATAAAAAAAATAAGGAATTTATTGACTTAACCGACAAAATACAAAGTTTAAGCAAGGAATTCTGGAGGGAACACCGTTTGGACCCCTCTACAAAGGGTTTCTGGGAAGATTTAGCAGATTCAGAATCCCAGATCAGGGCTTATGAAAGAAAGGCATCTTTACTAAAATTCCCTTTGAAGTTAATTGGAAAATTTAGAGAGGTATTACAATGGCCAAAAACCATTTAA
- a CDS encoding polysaccharide pyruvyl transferase family protein, with translation MAKNHLTIGLYGIGGVYNYGCEAIVRGTEIILHQKWPDARIKYASLRPEDDAQRLEGCDVEIVPRKMHRFGSIERFNSILAYLTGFHSKRFFPEDLKWVDDCDVVLSIGGDLYTIPPGYQDPKIRCYNPLIHFGDLVKNHEKKFVVWGASVGPFEDCPRIKKRMVEHLRRVDLITSREPETSHYLEYLGLENFIECADPAFMISSPEPVQEGEGVTLEDDVKREEKVILNDSINGKKENKLHIGINLSPLSSIYMFKKDMKQVIKDQADLVTSLIEHFDARVTLIPHVVCHFNVDDDDLRYLKQVQSMISDDVKGSVELLDGDIGFLKTKEVLSTCDCVIAARMHCAINAVSVGVPTIFLAYSKKAYGMVEYVYGNRKWVVSLKDVNNTNMVSLINEIMDAKPHLFDQLHSNLEQSQKTRKELLDFDY, from the coding sequence ATGGCCAAAAACCATTTAACAATTGGACTATACGGAATTGGTGGTGTCTATAATTATGGCTGTGAAGCAATTGTAAGGGGAACTGAAATAATCCTACACCAGAAGTGGCCAGATGCCAGGATAAAATATGCATCTTTACGCCCAGAAGATGATGCCCAGAGACTGGAAGGATGTGATGTGGAGATCGTCCCTCGTAAAATGCATCGTTTTGGTTCTATTGAACGTTTTAACTCGATTCTTGCCTATTTAACTGGTTTTCATTCTAAACGATTTTTTCCAGAGGATCTAAAATGGGTGGATGATTGTGATGTGGTGCTATCCATTGGAGGAGATCTTTACACCATTCCCCCTGGTTACCAGGATCCCAAGATAAGGTGTTATAACCCTTTAATCCATTTTGGTGACTTGGTAAAAAACCACGAAAAAAAGTTTGTGGTTTGGGGTGCCTCTGTGGGGCCCTTTGAGGATTGTCCAAGGATTAAAAAGAGGATGGTTGAGCACTTAAGACGTGTTGATCTTATCACCTCCCGGGAACCAGAAACCAGCCACTACCTGGAGTATCTGGGATTGGAAAACTTCATAGAATGTGCTGACCCTGCTTTCATGATTTCCTCACCAGAACCAGTTCAGGAGGGAGAAGGTGTTACCCTGGAAGATGATGTTAAAAGGGAAGAAAAGGTTATCCTGAATGATAGTATCAATGGGAAAAAGGAGAATAAATTACATATTGGCATAAATTTAAGCCCATTATCCTCTATTTACATGTTTAAAAAGGATATGAAACAGGTTATCAAGGATCAGGCTGATCTGGTTACTTCACTTATTGAACACTTCGATGCCAGGGTAACCTTAATTCCACATGTAGTATGTCACTTCAATGTAGATGATGATGATCTGAGATATTTGAAACAGGTTCAATCCATGATATCTGATGATGTTAAAGGCAGTGTGGAACTTTTGGATGGAGATATTGGTTTTTTGAAAACAAAAGAAGTATTATCAACCTGTGACTGTGTTATTGCCGCCAGGATGCACTGTGCCATTAACGCGGTTTCTGTGGGTGTTCCCACCATATTCCTTGCTTACAGTAAAAAAGCTTATGGAATGGTGGAATATGTTTATGGTAACCGTAAATGGGTGGTTTCCCTGAAAGATGTTAACAACACCAATATGGTGTCATTGATAAATGAGATTATGGATGCAAAACCCCACCTATTTGACCAACTGCATTCCAACTTGGAACAGTCCCAGAAAACCCGGAAAGAATTATTGGATTTTGATTACTAA
- a CDS encoding flippase: protein MNTVQKITKNVSVLFISQMLSYVLGFFTLIYSARYLGVGGFGTLSLALAITGIFSVCIDLGLNTLSIREIARNKNLANDYIGNTIILRGILSLITLVSVLLLSYFIGYNPETIEVILIITIYTIFNAFSQMLYSLFQAFEKMEYQSIGIVSSNILLLAGILLAIHYKTDLIQFAIVYVITSIIILIYSLIICYRKFLVPDVNFRSTKWKELLKESWPFAITGISINIYLWIDTLILSVMKGQEAVGFYNASYKLILVLLFIPIVLNTALFPLMSKYYASSIKTLKISFEKLFKITMLIAIPIGIGTVLTANKIILLFYGSQYLKSVIALQILIWSTVLIFARNPFERLLAASDKQITTTKIFLIGVIFNVTTNLIIIPHYSYIGAAIVIILTDILVLTLFILSAGKFGYSLSKNSQISLVKAILASIIMGLFLIWLNKINIFLLILIGFTIYVISLLILKILDDDEILMIKSIFKKKL from the coding sequence ATGAATACTGTTCAAAAAATAACCAAAAATGTGAGCGTGCTCTTCATCTCACAAATGTTAAGTTATGTCCTAGGATTCTTTACATTAATATACTCTGCCAGATACTTAGGAGTTGGAGGATTTGGAACACTTTCACTTGCTCTGGCTATTACAGGTATTTTCAGTGTTTGTATAGATTTAGGCCTAAATACACTCAGCATAAGAGAAATTGCAAGAAATAAAAATCTTGCAAATGATTATATTGGAAACACGATCATATTGCGGGGAATATTATCCTTAATTACATTAGTATCTGTTCTTTTATTATCATATTTTATTGGTTATAACCCTGAAACAATTGAAGTCATTCTAATCATAACAATATATACCATTTTTAATGCTTTTTCACAAATGCTTTATTCTTTATTTCAAGCTTTTGAAAAGATGGAATATCAATCAATTGGGATTGTTTCAAGTAATATATTGTTGTTAGCAGGAATATTATTAGCAATACACTACAAAACAGATTTAATCCAATTTGCCATAGTTTATGTCATTACAAGTATCATAATTTTAATTTATTCTTTAATCATATGTTATCGGAAATTTTTGGTGCCAGATGTCAATTTTAGATCCACAAAATGGAAAGAGTTACTAAAAGAATCTTGGCCCTTTGCGATTACAGGTATATCTATTAATATATATTTATGGATCGATACCTTAATTTTATCTGTAATGAAAGGACAAGAAGCAGTAGGTTTCTACAACGCATCTTACAAATTAATATTAGTACTACTATTTATACCAATTGTTCTTAATACCGCACTATTCCCATTAATGTCTAAATATTATGCTTCTTCTATAAAAACATTGAAAATTTCTTTTGAAAAATTATTTAAAATTACAATGTTAATAGCTATACCCATCGGAATTGGAACAGTTTTAACTGCAAACAAAATTATACTACTTTTTTATGGTAGTCAATATCTCAAATCTGTTATTGCTTTACAAATTTTAATCTGGTCTACTGTTTTAATATTTGCTAGAAACCCATTCGAACGTTTATTAGCTGCAAGTGATAAACAGATTACAACCACTAAAATATTCTTAATAGGTGTTATATTCAACGTTACAACTAATTTGATAATAATACCTCATTATAGTTACATTGGGGCAGCAATAGTAATTATATTAACAGATATTCTTGTTTTAACTCTGTTTATATTATCTGCAGGGAAATTTGGATATTCTCTTTCGAAAAATAGCCAAATAAGTTTAGTTAAAGCAATATTAGCAAGCATTATTATGGGACTATTTTTAATTTGGCTTAATAAAATCAATATATTCCTATTAATTTTGATAGGATTTACAATTTATGTTATCTCTTTGTTAATTCTAAAGATATTAGATGATGATGAAATATTAATGATCAAATCAATTTTTAAAAAAAAGTTATAA
- a CDS encoding class I SAM-dependent methyltransferase, producing the protein MLSKFPKKIRIVKKFFDNSNFNFEGKEILDIGGTNDYCEILRSIFKPGKVYLLNYDKSQLQGVENSFVQDATNLQFEDKSWDIITSFDVIEHLNNPDDLLSESYRVLKDEGLFIISSPNLADCFSRITFLFGYIPFFYTPCQHRVGTPFNKKGPIMYHKSVFTCKAFEELLKIHNFSIIQSFGFSYTDEFYLDLDPSKKNRQTAYKFRKKLDKIMPKDLSEGFLYICKKIN; encoded by the coding sequence ATGTTATCTAAATTTCCCAAAAAAATAAGAATAGTAAAAAAATTTTTTGACAATTCTAATTTTAATTTTGAAGGAAAAGAAATATTAGATATTGGGGGTACTAACGATTATTGTGAGATTTTAAGATCAATATTTAAACCAGGAAAAGTTTATTTACTGAACTATGATAAATCACAATTACAAGGTGTTGAAAATTCGTTTGTTCAAGACGCAACAAATCTACAATTTGAAGATAAAAGTTGGGATATTATTACTAGTTTCGATGTTATCGAACACTTAAATAACCCTGATGATCTCTTATCAGAAAGTTATCGCGTTTTAAAAGATGAAGGATTGTTTATCATATCCAGCCCTAATCTAGCAGACTGTTTTAGTCGCATAACCTTCCTTTTCGGGTATATCCCTTTTTTTTATACACCTTGTCAACATAGAGTTGGAACCCCATTTAACAAAAAAGGACCAATTATGTACCATAAATCAGTTTTTACATGTAAAGCATTCGAAGAATTACTAAAAATTCATAATTTTTCCATCATCCAATCATTTGGCTTTTCTTATACAGATGAATTCTACTTGGATTTAGATCCTTCAAAAAAAAATCGACAAACAGCATACAAATTTAGAAAAAAGTTGGATAAAATAATGCCAAAAGATCTTTCGGAAGGATTTCTTTATATATGCAAAAAAATTAATTGA
- a CDS encoding helix-turn-helix domain-containing protein → MQLVEKYNKEGFNGLIPKYSGGRPSLLTNKELKELKEIIINSEKNYSIREVQKLIYDKYEVNYSYKQAWEISKKKLNLNYGKPFPIYSKNLKNAEEILKKPKK, encoded by the coding sequence ATTCAATTAGTTGAAAAATATAACAAAGAAGGTTTCAATGGTTTAATTCCCAAATATAGTGGTGGAAGACCTAGTTTATTAACAAATAAGGAATTAAAAGAGCTAAAAGAAATAATAATTAACTCAGAAAAGAATTATAGTATTCGTGAGGTTCAAAAATTAATTTATGACAAATATGAAGTCAATTACTCTTATAAACAGGCTTGGGAGATATCTAAAAAGAAATTAAACTTAAATTATGGTAAACCATTCCCTATTTACAGTAAAAACCTCAAAAATGCTGAAGAAATCTTAAAAAAACCTAAAAAATAG
- a CDS encoding transposase — MDYLKKEKRLYIVLDNYRVHKTKLVQKVAEILNINLIFLPPYSPDLNPIEDVWRKIKGTASINYFKDSKELKNALKKYLKK, encoded by the coding sequence ATCGATTATTTAAAGAAAGAAAAAAGATTATACATAGTTTTAGATAATTACAGGGTGCACAAAACTAAATTAGTCCAAAAAGTAGCTGAAATTTTAAACATTAATTTAATATTCTTACCACCATATTCTCCAGATTTAAACCCAATCGAGGATGTTTGGAGAAAAATAAAAGGTACAGCATCAATAAACTATTTTAAAGACTCAAAAGAACTAAAAAATGCTTTAAAGAAATATTTAAAGAAATAA
- a CDS encoding class I SAM-dependent methyltransferase: MEIIGCAAAGVHETVLSMLENKKRGKLLDIASGYGNLSFNLCKMGFEVCSGDIDPTRFIPENIECLKVDANEELPWVDKTFDFVISVETIEHLENPWNFIREVYRLLKPNGTFILTTPNVESWFSKFIFMVYGQFNLFGDFYNENDHITPIFDWNLNLMIQNKFIVKNNIYLGKETVPFLPKLGIKFKPGKENKFFGSIHIIELQKL; this comes from the coding sequence ATGGAGATAATAGGATGTGCTGCTGCCGGAGTTCATGAAACAGTTTTAAGCATGTTGGAAAATAAAAAAAGGGGCAAGTTACTCGATATTGCCTCAGGTTATGGGAATTTAAGTTTCAATTTGTGTAAGATGGGATTTGAAGTATGTTCTGGTGATATTGATCCAACTAGATTTATACCTGAGAATATTGAATGCTTAAAAGTTGATGCGAATGAAGAACTTCCTTGGGTGGATAAAACGTTCGATTTTGTTATTTCAGTAGAAACAATTGAACATCTTGAAAATCCATGGAATTTCATACGTGAAGTTTATAGACTTTTAAAACCAAATGGAACATTTATTTTAACTACTCCAAATGTTGAGTCTTGGTTTAGTAAGTTTATTTTTATGGTATATGGTCAATTTAATTTATTTGGAGATTTTTATAATGAAAATGATCATATTACACCTATATTCGATTGGAATTTGAATTTAATGATACAAAATAAATTTATAGTTAAAAATAATATTTACTTAGGCAAAGAAACAGTGCCTTTTTTGCCTAAATTAGGTATTAAATTTAAGCCAGGAAAAGAAAATAAATTTTTTGGGTCAATTCATATAATTGAATTACAGAAATTATAG
- a CDS encoding glycosyltransferase family 4 protein: MNVLMLGKWPNNINGGVSVHTVNLFNELSKFSELKFNMISFGDEKKVIKKGRSKVIIIKKRKIYHFLPFLALLRLSYEIRKIDHEIIHLQGFNVSPYLIYVLFLTKVKKVITCHGISSKESVAQKRLKSNSIHYKLLRWLEKKEVDKADAIICVGSKLRKMIIKDYDAQKDNIFFVSNGVDTKKFDFRIDKKTARTKLKILKEDLVIFHAKSFVPNNGQIYLIEAFNKLLDKFPNSNLILAGEGSLKNDLVQLCKKLQIFDKISFLGNVENEDMPLLMAASDVVVIPSVSINELEETSCILALEAMAMQKPVIATKVGGLKDSIIPNFNGILISDRNPDEIYDSLIKLINNPKLAKDLGKNGCYYVQREREWSKIALDTLFIYNKLLE, translated from the coding sequence ATGAATGTATTAATGTTAGGTAAATGGCCAAATAATATAAATGGAGGGGTTTCAGTACATACTGTTAATTTATTTAATGAATTAAGCAAGTTTAGTGAATTAAAATTTAATATGATTTCATTTGGTGATGAGAAAAAAGTTATAAAAAAAGGGAGATCTAAAGTTATTATTATTAAAAAAAGGAAAATATATCACTTTTTACCGTTTTTAGCATTATTAAGATTATCATATGAGATAAGAAAGATAGATCATGAAATAATACATCTACAAGGCTTTAACGTAAGTCCATATTTAATATATGTTCTTTTTCTTACTAAAGTTAAAAAAGTTATTACATGTCATGGTATTTCTTCAAAAGAATCTGTTGCCCAAAAAAGATTAAAAAGTAATTCTATTCATTATAAACTTCTCCGATGGTTAGAAAAAAAAGAAGTTGATAAAGCGGATGCAATTATTTGTGTCGGTTCTAAATTAAGAAAAATGATAATAAAAGATTATGATGCACAGAAAGATAATATTTTTTTTGTTTCAAATGGCGTGGATACTAAAAAATTTGATTTTAGGATTGATAAAAAAACTGCAAGAACTAAACTCAAAATTTTAAAAGAAGACTTAGTTATTTTTCATGCTAAATCTTTTGTCCCCAATAATGGTCAAATATACTTAATTGAAGCTTTCAATAAATTATTAGATAAGTTTCCTAATTCAAATTTGATTTTAGCTGGTGAAGGATCCTTAAAAAACGATTTAGTTCAGTTGTGTAAAAAATTACAAATATTTGATAAGATATCTTTTTTAGGGAATGTTGAAAATGAAGACATGCCCCTTCTAATGGCAGCATCGGATGTGGTAGTAATACCTTCAGTATCAATTAATGAGTTAGAGGAAACATCTTGTATTTTAGCACTTGAAGCGATGGCGATGCAAAAACCTGTAATTGCAACTAAAGTTGGTGGTCTTAAAGATAGTATTATTCCTAACTTTAACGGTATACTAATTTCTGATAGAAATCCAGACGAAATCTATGATAGTTTGATTAAACTAATAAATAATCCTAAATTGGCAAAGGATTTAGGTAAAAATGGATGTTATTATGTTCAAAGAGAACGAGAATGGTCTAAAATAGCTTTAGATACTTTATTTATCTATAATAAATTATTGGAGTGA
- a CDS encoding glycosyltransferase family 39 protein has protein sequence MSATILSIIYNYNKEYVGIIFLIGALGSLLLSQKFKYIKLDNENNNIGNSSHLLKISIILYIFLCVLLIYIFSVSLEQYYLPWEFFIVVFLISVIILSQILLINKLSIINEKIILFEILFVNIVVFSSFLFLFPDSYGNDAPYHIEFIKNSLNAGFIVGEGQYVNYPVFHLLFIYIIELGKISSFKEIQFILLIVQIIVPLFVFLLTKKIFNSKTALISTLLISFAPYVSQSKYFYFPGTFSIVLFVLTIFLIFNKEVRSVNRTIILLISLLALIFVHPMTPVILIVALMIILITSKTHFNKEKVTLTSILLLLVVTVSWWMKPSDISANNLFSYSILSIKKAFEISDYTSVSVATISPYINKWSLIFSDLGFILLIMLSIMGSLYILANYAKFKNTKLSYKTNAFYLAVITLIFIPIPYLLAIVYPQSIPSRWFTFIEFFSSILAGFCIYILFKISDNQKLKYVQIIMVSSLILLLISNPVINPNSNLYSTDMAVRSGLITSEIDASNFIYQYSNISDVKGNSKFIVFINREPYSKNYLDPSNPSSYRSGILVVRQYDIEKGFTIIYGPEKLMDLVQPNSDFNEYLSTNTTEFYNNGNLKIYLNK, from the coding sequence TTGTCAGCAACTATTTTATCAATCATTTATAATTATAATAAAGAATATGTTGGAATAATTTTTTTGATTGGGGCTTTAGGGTCTTTATTATTAAGTCAAAAATTTAAATATATAAAATTAGATAATGAAAATAATAATATTGGTAATTCGTCACATTTACTTAAGATATCAATAATTTTATACATTTTTTTATGTGTTTTGTTAATCTACATATTTTCAGTCTCATTAGAACAATATTATTTGCCCTGGGAATTTTTCATTGTTGTATTTTTAATTTCAGTTATTATATTATCACAAATCTTATTAATTAACAAATTATCGATAATAAATGAAAAAATAATTTTATTCGAAATACTATTTGTAAATATTGTAGTCTTTTCTTCGTTTCTTTTCCTTTTTCCAGATTCCTATGGAAATGATGCCCCTTATCATATCGAATTCATTAAAAATTCTTTAAACGCAGGATTTATTGTAGGAGAAGGCCAATATGTTAATTATCCAGTGTTCCATTTATTATTTATTTATATTATTGAATTAGGTAAAATCAGTAGCTTTAAAGAAATTCAATTTATTTTGTTAATAGTTCAAATTATTGTTCCATTATTTGTTTTTTTATTAACAAAAAAAATTTTCAACTCAAAAACTGCTTTAATTTCAACTTTGTTAATTTCATTTGCACCTTATGTTTCACAATCCAAATATTTTTACTTTCCAGGGACATTCTCAATAGTTCTATTTGTTTTAACAATTTTTTTAATATTTAATAAAGAAGTTCGTTCAGTTAATCGTACAATAATCCTTTTAATATCCTTATTAGCACTTATATTTGTTCATCCAATGACTCCAGTAATATTAATTGTTGCTTTGATGATAATTTTAATTACATCAAAAACTCATTTTAATAAAGAAAAAGTAACTTTAACATCTATTTTATTGCTTTTAGTGGTAACAGTTAGTTGGTGGATGAAACCAAGTGATATTAGTGCTAATAATTTATTTTCTTATTCTATTCTATCAATAAAAAAGGCTTTTGAAATTTCAGATTACACTTCAGTATCAGTTGCAACTATATCTCCATATATAAATAAGTGGAGTTTAATTTTTTCTGATCTAGGATTTATTTTATTAATAATGCTCTCGATTATGGGATCACTTTACATATTGGCTAATTATGCTAAATTTAAAAATACAAAATTATCATATAAGACTAATGCTTTTTATCTTGCTGTTATAACTCTAATTTTTATACCCATTCCTTATTTGTTGGCGATTGTATACCCTCAAAGTATTCCAAGTAGATGGTTTACATTTATAGAGTTTTTTTCATCTATATTGGCTGGTTTTTGTATTTATATTCTTTTTAAAATATCCGATAACCAAAAATTAAAATATGTACAAATAATAATGGTATCGAGTTTAATTTTGCTTTTGATAAGTAATCCAGTTATTAATCCTAATAGTAATTTATATTCAACTGATATGGCTGTTAGATCGGGATTAATTACATCTGAAATAGATGCATCAAATTTTATATACCAATATTCAAATATTAGCGATGTAAAAGGTAATTCAAAGTTTATTGTATTCATCAATCGAGAACCATATTCTAAAAATTATCTTGATCCTTCAAATCCATCTTCTTATAGAAGCGGCATATTAGTGGTAAGGCAATATGATATTGAAAAAGGGTTTACAATAATTTATGGCCCTGAAAAACTTATGGATCTCGTCCAACCTAATTCTGATTTCAATGAATATTTATCTACTAATACAACTGAATTTTACAATAATGGAAATTTAAAGATATACCTAAATAAGTAA